In the Danio rerio strain Tuebingen ecotype United States chromosome 8, GRCz12tu, whole genome shotgun sequence genome, one interval contains:
- the smim15 gene encoding small integral membrane protein 15 produces the protein MIDIKAWAEYVVEWAAKDPYGFLTTVILALTPLFIASALLSWKLAKMIEAKDREQKKKQKRQENIAKAKRAKKD, from the coding sequence ATGATTGACATAAAGGCATGGGCAGAATATGTGGTGGAGTGGGCAGCTAAAGACCCCTACGGCTTTCTCACCACAGTCATCCTAGCTTTAACCCCTCTGTTTATCGCCAGTGCCCTTTTGTCATGGAAGCTCGCCAAGATGATCGAAGCCAAGGACCGCGAGCagaaaaagaagcaaaaaagACAGGAGAACATCGCCAAAGCCAAGAGAGCCAAGAAGGACTGA
- the ndufaf2 gene encoding NADH dehydrogenase [ubiquinone] 1 alpha subcomplex assembly factor 2 yields MSRIASLLRRTFGVVKEHVGTDLSGNKYYNIPQQKTWTGRVVRPRRLVEVANPKEFEYMEGSIPSEWDAWIRGRRKQPPTIEELLQNKHSREQIKIKAAEVEEMDKALQVKEYEDGLVAESVQTQIKGHASAAQFGKTEFSEEPVSTANAFQPGSWTPAGTKK; encoded by the exons ATGAGCCGCATTGCTTCTTTGTTGCGAAGAACATTTGGCGTGGTAAAAGAGCACGTCGGCACAGATCTTTCTGGAAACAAATATTACAACATACCCCAGCAGAAGACATGGACGG GGCGAGTCGTTCGGCCCAGACGTCTTGTTGAAGTAGCCAATCCAAAAGAGTTTGAGTACATGGAAGGAAGCATACCTTCAGAATGGGATG CTTGGATCAGAGGCAGGCGAAAGCAACCACCTACTATTGAG GAGTTGCTACAGAACAAACACAGCAGGGAGcagataaaaataaaagctgcaGAGGTTGAGGAAATGGACAAAGCTCTGCAAGTAAAAGAGTATGAAGACGGTTTGGTGGCTGAGTCTGTTCAGACTCAGATCAAAGGTCACGCTTCAGCCGCACAGTTTGGAAAGACTGAATTTAGCGAAGAACCAGTGAGCACTGCCAACGCATTCCAGCCAGGGTCCTGGACGCCAGCAGGAACCAAAAAATAG